From a single Cyclobacterium marinum DSM 745 genomic region:
- a CDS encoding sulfatase family protein translates to MKNITYLFLLLNCMACNNSHKEVRQPNILWISHEDLGPIYGAYGDDYANTPILDQLAEKSIRFTQVFSNAPICAPARSTLITGIYASSLGTQHLRSDIPVPEQMKILPEVMREAGYYTSNNVKTDYNFSYEGRWDESSKEAHWRNRPDGKPFFSVFNFMITHEGPTNALRPSDTSGLKNFHDPKKANLPPHLPDSPKMREIWAHMYDLLSVFDQQVGELLGQLEEDGLLEETIVFVFSDHGHGLPGHKRWLDNAGLQVPFLLHVPEKYKNLVGNIAAPESDRLVSFVDFAPTTLALAGVSVPEIMEGVNFLAEEERKYVFGYRDRADDVYEVSRSVFDGRHLYIRHFMPHLPYYQNALIFNKGGSYAEINRLREVGDLPEATRKMFTPKPVEILYDLKTDPLEQHNLANDPKFKNKIAELADKLDGWMIENRDTGLLSEGLMIQQASVNNASVYEVSRAYPEADFKVILNVAKMVGKIKDVSQVMPYLESEIDAVRFWGLVGIDAYEGEIDAIFSQLYGMLSDEAPAVAIKAAEILIKREENKLAYKVLGEMLLLADEVQVLQAAISVRQLGAKANPLIPLIKEEVFPKYSGDIWGRYRSWSYPMFIGMALDQAQINCGLDIPVKK, encoded by the coding sequence ATGAAAAATATTACCTATCTCTTCCTACTTTTGAATTGTATGGCTTGTAATAATAGTCATAAAGAGGTGAGACAGCCAAATATTCTCTGGATATCTCATGAAGATCTTGGGCCGATATATGGCGCCTATGGAGACGATTATGCCAATACCCCTATTTTGGACCAATTGGCAGAAAAAAGTATAAGGTTTACCCAGGTGTTTTCAAATGCGCCCATCTGTGCCCCTGCACGCTCCACCTTAATCACGGGTATATATGCGAGCTCTCTCGGTACCCAGCACCTAAGGTCTGATATACCGGTTCCTGAACAAATGAAAATATTGCCGGAAGTTATGCGAGAGGCAGGGTATTATACGAGCAATAATGTAAAAACGGATTATAATTTTAGCTATGAAGGTAGGTGGGATGAGAGCAGTAAAGAGGCACACTGGAGAAATAGGCCGGATGGTAAGCCTTTTTTTAGTGTCTTCAATTTTATGATTACCCACGAAGGACCTACAAATGCTTTACGCCCATCAGATACCTCAGGTCTTAAAAATTTCCATGATCCAAAAAAAGCTAATCTCCCACCTCATTTACCGGACAGTCCAAAAATGCGCGAAATATGGGCACATATGTATGATTTGCTTTCTGTATTTGATCAGCAAGTAGGGGAGTTATTAGGTCAATTGGAGGAAGATGGTTTACTGGAAGAGACAATTGTTTTCGTTTTTTCTGATCATGGACATGGCCTACCGGGGCACAAACGTTGGCTTGACAATGCCGGTTTACAAGTCCCCTTTCTCTTGCATGTTCCGGAAAAATACAAAAACTTGGTAGGGAATATCGCTGCTCCGGAATCGGATAGATTGGTAAGCTTTGTAGATTTTGCACCTACGACCCTTGCGCTAGCAGGAGTTTCTGTTCCTGAAATAATGGAAGGGGTAAACTTCTTGGCAGAAGAAGAAAGAAAATATGTTTTTGGCTACAGGGACAGGGCAGATGATGTTTATGAGGTGTCAAGGTCAGTATTTGATGGAAGGCATCTTTATATCCGCCATTTTATGCCCCACTTGCCTTATTACCAGAATGCTTTAATCTTTAACAAAGGAGGGAGTTATGCGGAAATAAACAGGTTGCGGGAGGTAGGAGACCTTCCTGAAGCAACCAGAAAAATGTTCACTCCCAAGCCCGTTGAGATTTTGTATGACCTGAAGACAGACCCCTTAGAGCAGCATAACCTTGCAAATGATCCTAAATTTAAAAATAAAATAGCAGAATTGGCCGATAAGCTAGATGGATGGATGATAGAAAACCGAGATACCGGATTACTTTCTGAAGGCTTAATGATACAACAGGCATCAGTAAATAATGCCAGTGTTTATGAGGTCAGTAGGGCCTATCCGGAAGCTGATTTCAAAGTAATTTTGAATGTGGCCAAAATGGTTGGTAAAATAAAAGATGTGTCCCAAGTAATGCCTTATTTGGAAAGTGAAATTGATGCTGTACGGTTTTGGGGTTTGGTAGGAATAGATGCTTATGAAGGTGAAATTGATGCAATTTTCAGCCAACTTTATGGTATGTTGTCTGATGAAGCCCCGGCCGTTGCCATCAAGGCGGCCGAAATTCTGATCAAACGAGAGGAAAATAAGCTTGCTTATAAAGTGTTAGGTGAAATGCTCTTATTAGCCGATGAAGTTCAAGTCTTACAAGCAGCCATTAGTGTCCGACAATTAGGAGCCAAAGCGAATCCTTTAATCCCATTAATTAAGGAAGAAGTATTTCCCAAGTATTCAGGCGATATTTGGGGAAGGTATAGAAGTTGGAGTTATCCCATGTTTATAGGCATGGCTTTGGATCAGGCCCAGATTAATTGTGGGCTGGATATCCCCGTTAAAAAATAG